In Equus przewalskii isolate Varuska chromosome 6, EquPr2, whole genome shotgun sequence, one DNA window encodes the following:
- the UBQLNL gene encoding ubiquilin-like protein — MPHLISRTPRMAESGRPSGLPADKNISSSVTRVIVKTPGKQEDFMIADDTLVRQFKEELSAHFKCQVDQLVLVFMGRLLQDHDTLSQRGIMDGHTIHLVIKSKHGSRSLAQSFPNLPTNEPCHQDRNTTGNSSGVFQPARVSPTPLESALFVEPDALKVHMQDLEVGSPECIAQMLENPTIQQLLSNTDLMRQFFSEHPDMQQLMQQNPEVSHIFDNSEILWQTVELARNLAMIQEIMQIQQPAQNLENPLNSESHLGLETIPGGDNVQTLPMGQSYADFNDQMVNSSQDPFGGNLLSALLEGQVPEQIQSSSPSPSPPQEWQDQLPQLPTTQVIYTSSCGLSPITSASATSNKVNHTSRTKTDTMAQSHTCSIQQSAGVPALPSIELTQQPQAEDKDATNSLDSSGQRLEDDFQLSDEQTSSQITGTMMQLLLNNPYLAAQMMMFMSMPQVNEHLRQQLPTFLQQTQLSNMLRTLANPKASQAILQIEQGLQLLATEAPALLPWVAPYLWGLGWLPAPSCSYSDTALGLGCTRHG, encoded by the coding sequence ATGCCACATCTCATCTCTCGAACACCCAGGATGGCTGAAAGTGGGCGTCCTTCAGGTTTGCCTGCAGACAAAAACATCTCTTCAAGTGTCACTCGAGTGATAGTGAAGACACCAGGCAAGCAGGAAGACTTTATGATAGCTGATGACACCTTGGTGAGGCAGTTCAAAGAGGAGCTATCTGCTCACTTTAAATGTCAAGTGGACCAACTTGTGCTGGTCTTCATGGGCCGCCTTCTCCAAGACCATGACACACTGAGCCAGAGGGGCATCATGGATGGTCACACCATCCACTTGGTCATCAAGTCAAAACATGGCTCCAGATCCCTAGCCCAATCCTTCCCCAACCTGCCGACCAATGAGCCCTGCCATCAGGACAGAAACACCACAGGAAACAGCAGTGGGGTATTCCAGCCTGCTAGGGTGAGTCCCACCCCATTGGAATCAGCCCTCTTTGTGGAGCCTGATGCACTCAAGGTGCATATGCAGGACCTGGAAGTTGGTAGTCCAGAGTGCATAGCACAGATGCTGGAGAATCCTACCATCCAGCAGCTTCTGTCCAACACGGATCTCATGAGACAGTTCTTCTCAGAACACCCAGATATGCAACAATTGATGCAGCAGAACCCAGAGGTCTCACACATCTTTGACAATTCTGAGATCCTATGGCAGACCGTGGAGCTGGCCAGGAACCTTGCCATGATTCAAGAAATAATGCAGATCCAGCAACCTGCACAGAATCTTGAGAATCCACTGAACTCAGAGTCACACCTGGGCTTAGAGACAATCCCAGGTGGGGACAATGTCCAGACATTACCAATGGGTCAGAGCTATGCTGATTTCAATGACCAAATGGTCAACAGCTCACAAGATCCCTTTGGGGGCAACCTTCTCTCAGCCCTCCTGGAAGGACAGGTACCTGAACAAATCCAGTCCTCATCCCCATCTCCATCACCACCCCAGGAATGGCAGGACCAGCTCCCACAGCTTCCTACAACTCAAGTCATCTATACTAGTTCCTGTGGTTTATCCCCCATCACTTCAGCCAGTGCTACCTCCAACAAGGTGAACCACACTTCCAGGACCAAAACTGACACCATGGCCCAGAGTCATACCTGTTCCATTCAGCAGTCTGCTGGGGTACCAGCCTTACCTAGCATAGAGCTGACCCAACAGCCCCAGGCAGAAGATAAAGATGCCACCAACTCTCTAGATAGCTCTGGCCAGAGATTAGAAGATGATTTCCAGCTGTCAGATGAGCAGACCAGCTCCCAGATCACAGGAACCATGATGCAGTTGCTTTTGAACAACCCCTACCTGGCAGCCCAGATGATGATGTTCATGAGTATGCCCCAGGTGAATGAACACTTGAGGCAGCAGCTGCCCACATTTCTACAGCAGACCCAGCTTTCCAACATGCTTAGAACTCTAGCCAACCCTAAAGCATCACAAGCAATATTGCAGATTGAGCAGGGTCTGCAGCTGTTAGCCACAGAGGCTCCTGCTCTTCTACCCTGGGTTGCACCATATCTATGGGGCCTGGGTTGGCTTCCTGCACCCAGTTGCAGTTACTCTGACACTGCCCTGGGCCTGGGATGTACCAGGCATGGCTGA